The following nucleotide sequence is from Pseudoclavibacter endophyticus.
CCCTGGCTGAGCAGCATGGTCGCGATGAAGTTTCGCTGCTGACGGGAGCGCATCGCGTTGATCTCGGGGTCGTCGGCGGGGCCCTCGACGCCGAGGTTGTAGCTGCGGTTGTGGCTCTCGCCGTCGCGGCCGTCCTCGCCGTTCGCGTCGTTGTGCTTCTCGTTGTACGAGACGAGATCGCGCAGCGTGAACCCGTCGTGCGCGGTGACGAAGTTGATCGACGCGAAGGGGCGGCGGCCGGAGTGCTCGTAGAGGTCGGCCGAGCCCGAGATGCGGCTCGCGAACTCGCCCAGCGTTGACGGCTCGCCCCGCCAGAAGTCGCGGACGGTGTCGCGGTACTGGCCGTTCCACTCGGTCCACTGCGGGGGGAAGTTCCCCACCTGGTAGCCACCAGGCCCCACATCCCAGGGCTCGGCGATGAGCTTCACCTGCGAGACCACCGGGTCCTGCTGCACGAGGTCGAAGAACGCCGAGAGCTTGTCGACGTCGTGCAGCTCGCGCGCGAGCGTCGAGGCGAGGTCGAAACGGAAGCCGTCGACGTGCATCTCGGTGACCCAGTAGCGCAGTGAATCCATGATGAGCTGCAGCGAGTGCGGGTGGCGCATGTTGAACGAATTGCCCGTGCCCGTGTAGTCGGTGTAGTAGCGGAGGTCGTTCGGCTCGAGCCGGTAGTACGCGGCGTTGTCGATGCCGCGGAAGCTCAGCGTCGGGCCGAGGTGGTTGCCCTCCGCGGTGTGGTTGTAGACGACGTCGAGGATGACCTCGATGTCGTTGGCGTGCAGGGCCTTCACCATTCCCTTGAACTCCTGCACTTGCTGGCCGAGGGAGCCCGAGGAGCTGTACTCGTCGTGGGGGGCAAGGAAGCCGATGGTGTTGTAGCCCCAGTAGTTGCGCAGCCCCTTCTCGAGCAGCGTGGCGTCGTGCACGAACTGGTGTACCGGCATGAGCTCGATGGCGGTGACGCCGAGCCGCTTGAGATGCTCGATGATCGCGGGATGCGCGATGCCGGCGTACGTGCCGCGCTGCTCCTCCGGGATGTCGGGGTGGAGGGCCGTGAGGCCCTTGACATGCGCCTCGTAGATAAAGCTGTCCTGATACGGGGTGCGCGGGGCGCGGTCGCCCGACCAGTCGAAGAACGGGTTGACGACGACCGACCGCTTCATGTGGGGAGCCGAGTCTTCGTCGTTGTAGCTGTCCGGAGCGCCGAAGTCGTAGCTGAACAGCGAGTGGTCCCAGACGAGTTCTCCGGTGATCGCCTTCGAATACGGGTCGAGCAGCAGCTTTGACGGGTTGTTGCGCTGACCGCTCGGAGGGTCGTAGTCGCCGTGCACGCGGTAGCCGTACTGCTGCCCTGGCTGCACCTGCGGCAGGTAGCAGTGCCACACGTACGCGTCCTGCTCGTGCAGCTTCACTCGCGTCTCGGTGCCCTCGGTGTCGAAGAGGCAGAGTTCAACTTTCGTCGCGGCTTCACTGAAGAGGGCGAAGTTGGTGCCGGTGCCGTCGAACGTTGCTCCCAGGGGATAAGCCGATCCGGGCCAGCTCTGCATGAAACCTCCAGTGATTGGGATGCGGTGGTGGGGCGACCGACGCACTAAAGCTACCCGACGGGTTGCCGCCGGGGCGCAGCGGGCCCGCAAGACGCGAAACGGGCGCGCATGGGCCGTAGATGCACAGGCACCGTTCGCGCCACCTGCCTAGCATGGTGCCCATGGCAGGCATCAACGAGCAGCTTCTCGACAATCTCAAGCGCATGGGCGTGCCCATGGCCTACGGCGACAAGGTTCAACTCGGCAGCGCCGAGGTCATTCCGGTCGCGATGGCCACTCTCGGCTTCGGCGGCGGCGAAGGTCAGGGCGACTTCGGCGGCAAGTCCGGCGGCTCGGGCGGCAGTGGCCAGGGTGCCGACGACTCGGGCAGCGACGCGTCCCACCGGGGCGGCAACGGTGCCGGGATGGGCGGCGGTGGTATGAGCGTGCCGATCGGCGCGTACATCAACGACGAGTTCGGCACCCGCTTCCAGCCGAATGTGATCGCCCTGCTCGTCGCGGTGTTGCCACTTGCGCTGGTCGCAGGCTGCACGCTGCCGCGGCTCGTCAAGGCGCTGAAGAAGTAGCACCGTCAGGCGGGCCGTCGCGACGACGCGGAGTCGGCTAGCATTGCGGCAACACGGGAGTCCGGCGTACCGGGCTGAGAGGAAGGCTGCGGCCTTCGACCGTCGAACCTGATCCGGGTCATGCCGGCGCAGGGAGGCACTTCTCCGGGCTTCGCGCCGCGAGGCTCGACCCGTGCACTTTCACAGAGAAAGAGCACGCCATGCGCACCGATGACTCATCGACGAATCCGTCCAACCACGGCGACGCGACCGCATCCGCCGCCGCGCCATCCGCATCTCCGGGCCCCCGGCCAGGCGCGGGCACCGCGCACGCCGCTGCCCCGCGTCGGCGGTGGCGCACCGTTGACATCGTCGTCGCGGCGGTGCTCGCGGTCGCGTGCGGCCTCCTGTTCTGGCTTTGGGGCCAGCTGTATCGCGGTGTCGGCGCACCCGTCGAGGCGATCCTGCCCGGCTTCCAGGGCATTCTCGGCGGGCCGTGGTTCATCGGCGGCGTCCTCGCGGGCCTCATCATCCGCAAGCCGGGCGCGGCCTTCTTCGTCGAGGTGGTCGCCGCGTCGGTCAGCGCCCTCGTCGGCACCGAGTGGGGCGCGCTGACACTGGTCAGCGGTATCGTGCAGGGTCTCGGCGCGGAGCTGGCATTCGCCGCCTTCCGGTACCGCCGCTTCACGCTGCCCGTCGCCATGCTCGCCGGTGCGGGCGCAGGCGTGGCCGCCGCGATCACCGACAACATCGTCTGGTACGTGGGCGCCGGTCCCGCGTTCATGGCGATCTACTCGGTCTCCGTCATCACGTCCGGTGCTCTGCTCGCGGGCATCGTCAGCTGGCTGCTGTTCAGGGCCATCGCCGCGACGGGGGCGCTCAGGCGTTTCGCCTCCGGTCGTGAGGGTCGCTCCTGACCGGCGCGCGCATCCGTGCCGTTGATTGGGGCTGGCGGCATGCCGGTGGGGATGCACCGGCGGTCGCCGGCCTCAGCCTGACGATCGAGCCGGGCGAGCGCGTACTTGTCGTCGGCGCCTCCGGTGCCGGCAAGTCGACACTGCTCGCCGGGATCGCCGGCGTGCTCGGCGACGACGAGGACGGCGACGAGACCGGCATGCTCACGATCGACGATGTTCCGGCCCGCGAGGCTCGCGGCGCGTGCGGGCTCGTGCTGCAAGATCCCGACTCGCAGGTGATGCTCGCCCGCGTCGGCGACGACATCGCCTTCGGCTGCGAGAACCTCGCCGTCCCCCGAGACGAGATCTGGCAGCGGGTCGCCGTGGCGAAAGCCGCCGTGGGGCTCGATGTGCCGGACGAGCATCCGACGAACGCCCTGTCGGGCGGGCAGCAGCAGCGACTCGCGCTCGCGGGAGTGCTCGCGATGCGGCCCGGGGCGCTGCTGCTCGACGAACCGACCGCGAACCTCGACCCGTCAGGCACCCGCGACGTCGTGGCTTCCGTCCGGCGCATCGCCGACGACGGCGGGCTCACGGTCGTCGTCGTCGAGCACCGTGTCGACGTGTGGGCGCCCCACGTCGACCGGCTCGTCGTGGTCGGACCAAGCGGCATCGTGCACGACGGCCCCCTCGAGCGCGTGGTCGCCGAGCACGGCGACGAGCTGGTTGCCGCCGGCGTGTGGCTGCCCGGGCGGCCCGTCGAGATCGCGCCTCGGGCCCGCGCGGAATCGCGGGCCCAGGGTACGGACGGCCAGGCGCCGGAGACCCCGTCGTCTCCGGGCGAAGCCCTGCTCGAGGCGCGTGATCTCGAGATCGGCTGGCGCGGCGCGGCCCCGTTGCAGCGCGACCTTAACGTGACGGTCAGGTCGGGGCACCTGCTCGCGATCGTGGGCCCGAACGGCTCTGGCAAGTCGACGCTCGCGATGACGCTCGGCGGGCTTCACCCACCCCTCGCCGGCGAGGTGCTCGCCACGCCCGCGCTCGCCGAAGGTCTCGGTGCCGACGTGCGGTCGTGGCGGTCGAAGCACCTCATCACGCGAATCGGAACCGTGTTCCAGCAGCCGGAGCACCAGTTCGTCGCCCGCACGGTGCGCGACGAGATCGCCGTCGGGCTCCGAGCTCTGCGCCGCGACCGCGATGATGTCGACGCGCGCGTCGACGACATGCTGCGCGGCCTCGGGTTGGTGGAGCTGGCCGACGCCAGCCCATTCGAGCTGTCGGGCGGTCAGCAGCGTCGGCTGAGCGTCGCCACCGTGCTCGCAACGCGGCCGCGGGTCATCGTGCTCGACGAGCCCACCTTCGGGCAGGACCGGCGCACCTGGCGCCACATGGTCGACCGGTGCGCGGCGTTGCTCGACGACGGGTGTGCGATCGTGGCGGTCTCGCACGACTCGCGGTTCGTCGCGGCCCTCGCGAGCGAGACACTCGAGCTGGCACGCATCATGGATGCAGGGGGCCAGGCGGCCCTGAGTGTCGCGTGACCGGGCCTGCTCACGCGCGCTCCCCTGAGCCGGCGCCGGCGCCGGTGCCCCGGACCGGGGATGACCAGGGTGACACGGACGCGAGCTCGCACGTCGTCCCGCCCCGCGCATCCGGCATCGGCGGTGCGAACCCCGTCGCGAAGCTGGGCGCGGCGCTGTTCCTCGCGGCCGTCCTCCTGCTGTCGATCGACTGGGTTTCGGCGACGATCGCGCTCGCACTCGAGCTCGTGCTGTTCTGCTTCGCAGGGCTCACGCTGCGGCGGTTCTTCCTGCGCACGTGGCCCGTGCTCGTCGCGGCGCCGCTCACGGGCGTCACGACGCTGCTCTACGGTCGGGCGTCGGGCGAGATGCATCTGCAGTGGGGGCTCGTGCAGATCTCCGACGGGTCGATCGATCTCGCGATCGCCACGTGCATCCGCGTGCTCGCGATCGCGCTGCCGGCCGTCGTGCTCTTCATCACGATCGATCCGACCGATCTCGCCGACGGGCTCGCTCAGGTGGTCCGCCTCCCGCACCGATTCGTGATCGGCGCGCTCGCGGCGTTCCGGCTCGTCGGTCTCTTCGTCGACGACTGGCGAGCCATGTCGCTCGCGAGGCGCGCGAGAGGGCTCGGCGACCAGCACGTGCTGCGTCGGTTCCTCGGAATGGGCTTCGCCATGCTCGTGCTGTCGATCCGTCGTGGAACCAAGCTCGCGACCGCGATGGAGGCGCGCGGCTTCGGGGCCCTTCCGCACCGCACCTGGGCGCGCGAATCGCGCTTCGGTCGGCGCGACGCGGCGCTGGTCGTGGCGGTGTGCCTCATCGCCATCGCCGCCATCGTGACCTCGGTCGCGACCGGCAACTGGAACTTCATCATCGGTGGCGGACGCGAAAGCGTGACGGCATGAGCGACGCGCGGGCGCACACGCGCATCCTGCTGATCGACGGGCGCTCGGGCTCGGGCAAGACGACCCTCGCCGACCGCATCGCGCCACTGCTCGGGGCAACGGTCGTGCACCTCGACGACCTGTACCCGGGGTGGGGCGGTCTCGAGGCCGGCAGCGAGGCCTCGACCCGCGACGTGCTCGAGCCGCTCGCGCGGGGACGAGACGCGATCTATCGCCGCTGGGACTGGTTCGCCGACCGCTACGGCGACGAGGCGCTGATCGAGCCAGGAGGAGCCGTCATCGTCGAGGGATGCGGCGCCCTCTCGCGTGCCAACCGAGCGCTGGCCGACGTCTCGATCTGGATCGAGCTCGATGAAACGAAGCGTCGCCAGCGCGCCTTGACGCGCGGCGGCGACGACTGGTGGTGGGGCCTCTGGAGCGATCAAGAGCGCGCCTTCTACGCGCGCGAGCGGTCGCCCGAACTCGCCCACCTCGTGTGGTGCCAGGCCGACTGACGCGGTGTCACGCCCACCCGAGGCGATGGAGCTCGGCATCATCGATGCCATAGAAGTGGGCGATCTCGTGCACGAGCGTCGTGTGCACCTCGTCGCGGAGTTCGTCCTCGTCGTCGCAGATGGAAAGCAGCGGCTCGCGGAACAACACGATGCGGTCGGGTAGCTCACCGAAGCCGTACTGGCCGCGCTCCGTGAGGGCGAACCCCTCGTAGACGCCGAGGATCAGCGAGCCGTCTGCCGGCCGGTCCTCGACCTGGAACACGACATTCTCGAGCCCGTCGACCATCTCGTCGGGCAGTTCGTCGAGCTCGTCGACCACGAGCCGCTCGAACTCGTCGGCGTCCATCTGCATCGGCATGGGGGCAATTGTCGCGCATGCGAGCGCGCCTCTCGGCTCCGTCGGCGCCGCCCTATTCGGCTTCGCCGACGTAGAAGGCCGTCGTGCGGTCCCGCGCGGCGCGCGCGTCGGACGGTTCCGTGCCCGCCGCGATCGACGCGTCGGCCCAGCGACCGCTGCTCGCCGCGACGAACGCGAGCCCCTCATCGCTCGTCGCCCACTCGGTGGTCTCGGGCGGAGCATCCGCACCGGTCGTCAGGTGCTGGCGAAGCCCGAAGAACGCCAGGTCCCAGCCGACGCCCGTCGCGCCGGGACCGAACTCCCGCCAGAAGTCCTCGGGCACCTCGCCGTCGTGCTCGAGCGTGAGCCGCGTGCCGCCCTCGCTCTCGGCGATGCCGACAGTCACGATCGACGCGCCGTCGCCGAACTCCCACGTCACCGCGAAGCCCTCGAGCGGCGTGCACGTTTCGATGCTTCCGCCCGCGTTCCCCTCGACCTGGAAGTGGCCGCCGAGGCGAAGCTCGCCCGAAACGGGGGCGAACCACTGCGCGAGGCGATCCGCCCGCGTCAGCGCGTCCCAGAGCTCGGTCACCTGCACGGGGAAGCGGTGCGTCAGTCGCACCGCGACGTTCGGGCCGGTGGCGCCGGGGCGTGCCGCCGTGACGAACACGCGCCGCTCGATCGAGTCGCACTCGCCGAGAGGATCTGGGGTGCCGGGTGCATCCGTCGCCTCGACTGGACCGGTCTCGGTCTCGGCGGCATCCTGTCGGGTGTCGTTGCTCCCTGGCACGGTCATGGCGACTCCTCACTGGCGAAAGGGCGTGGCCATCCTCCGACACCAACCCGAGCGATGCCCGACGAATCGTCACAATTCGAGATGCGAGAAGCCCGGCGGGCGGCGGGGATCGGCGCCCTCTGCGCTCATGCTGGGTGAGGAGTGCCGTGCCTCGCCACGTCGTCGCGCAGGATCGTCGGCCAGCGCAGGACGTCTTCCCGGGTCGCGGCGACGTGCAACTCTGCGTCAGGGAGCAGTTCCGCGAGCAATTCCGCGGTCGACACCGGATGCGCCGGATCGTCGACCCATGCCAGGATCGTGGCGCGTGCGGTCACGTCTCGCAGCGCGTCAGGTTTCGGATAGTCGCTCATGGCGGCGCCGCGAAGCAACGACGGCAGGATGCGCTCGGCCACGTCAGGAACGGTATGCGGCGTTCCGACCGTGGCCGGAGGCGGCGGGGCTCCCTCGCCCGCCTCGACGAAGGCGGCGAAGCCCTCGCGCTCGATGAGGTCGGCGTCGCTTCGGTAGGCCTCCGCCTTGGGCCCGCGCGTCACCCACGCCGTCGACGGGCACAGCAGCGTCAGCCCGTCGAATCGCTCGGGGTCGCGCACGGCGGCGTGCAGGAGTGTCGCGGTACCCATGGACGGCCCGACCCCGTGCACCTGTTCGCCGGGGAACCAGGCGTCGAGCAGCCGCAGTAAGTCGTCGGCGAGCACCTGCCACCGGTAGTCGCTCGGCTCCGCGCGGCCTGTCGAGCGGCCGTGCCCGCGGGCGTCGTATCGCAGGAGGCGCGTGCCGCTGAGCCCCCGCCCGAGGTCAAGGTCGAGCACGCGGTCGCGGCGACGGCTCGACGTCAGGCCATGGAGCTGGACGACGGGGTGGCCGCCCTCGTCGCTCAGTT
It contains:
- a CDS encoding metallopeptidase family protein; translation: MQMDADEFERLVVDELDELPDEMVDGLENVVFQVEDRPADGSLILGVYEGFALTERGQYGFGELPDRIVLFREPLLSICDDEDELRDEVHTTLVHEIAHFYGIDDAELHRLGWA
- a CDS encoding alpha/beta fold hydrolase codes for the protein MTTFVVPGAVLDVELSDEGGHPVVQLHGLTSSRRRDRVLDLDLGRGLSGTRLLRYDARGHGRSTGRAEPSDYRWQVLADDLLRLLDAWFPGEQVHGVGPSMGTATLLHAAVRDPERFDGLTLLCPSTAWVTRGPKAEAYRSDADLIEREGFAAFVEAGEGAPPPPATVGTPHTVPDVAERILPSLLRGAAMSDYPKPDALRDVTARATILAWVDDPAHPVSTAELLAELLPDAELHVAATREDVLRWPTILRDDVARHGTPHPA
- a CDS encoding AAA family ATPase, whose amino-acid sequence is MSDARAHTRILLIDGRSGSGKTTLADRIAPLLGATVVHLDDLYPGWGGLEAGSEASTRDVLEPLARGRDAIYRRWDWFADRYGDEALIEPGGAVIVEGCGALSRANRALADVSIWIELDETKRRQRALTRGGDDWWWGLWSDQERAFYARERSPELAHLVWCQAD
- a CDS encoding SRPBCC domain-containing protein, coding for MTVPGSNDTRQDAAETETGPVEATDAPGTPDPLGECDSIERRVFVTAARPGATGPNVAVRLTHRFPVQVTELWDALTRADRLAQWFAPVSGELRLGGHFQVEGNAGGSIETCTPLEGFAVTWEFGDGASIVTVGIAESEGGTRLTLEHDGEVPEDFWREFGPGATGVGWDLAFFGLRQHLTTGADAPPETTEWATSDEGLAFVAASSGRWADASIAAGTEPSDARAARDRTTAFYVGEAE
- the glgX gene encoding glycogen debranching protein GlgX; protein product: MQSWPGSAYPLGATFDGTGTNFALFSEAATKVELCLFDTEGTETRVKLHEQDAYVWHCYLPQVQPGQQYGYRVHGDYDPPSGQRNNPSKLLLDPYSKAITGELVWDHSLFSYDFGAPDSYNDEDSAPHMKRSVVVNPFFDWSGDRAPRTPYQDSFIYEAHVKGLTALHPDIPEEQRGTYAGIAHPAIIEHLKRLGVTAIELMPVHQFVHDATLLEKGLRNYWGYNTIGFLAPHDEYSSSGSLGQQVQEFKGMVKALHANDIEVILDVVYNHTAEGNHLGPTLSFRGIDNAAYYRLEPNDLRYYTDYTGTGNSFNMRHPHSLQLIMDSLRYWVTEMHVDGFRFDLASTLARELHDVDKLSAFFDLVQQDPVVSQVKLIAEPWDVGPGGYQVGNFPPQWTEWNGQYRDTVRDFWRGEPSTLGEFASRISGSADLYEHSGRRPFASINFVTAHDGFTLRDLVSYNEKHNDANGEDGRDGESHNRSYNLGVEGPADDPEINAMRSRQQRNFIATMLLSQGVPMLLHGDEFGRTQQGNNNVYAQDNELSWVHWESADEPLAEFTRAIAKLRNDHPTFRRRRFFNGRVIDRGEGDALPDIVWLNTDGTQMRTSDWNSEYVKCMGMFLNGNAIAGRDDRGQEIVDDDFIVYFNASDSVVPVTLPVHQIQQRWSSIIDTAGIRADGEVFKPGATFDLQARSLVVLREFDEPEPEPDHSVAASVATLTQPISIVTAPK
- a CDS encoding ABC transporter ATP-binding protein; its protein translation is MTIEPGERVLVVGASGAGKSTLLAGIAGVLGDDEDGDETGMLTIDDVPAREARGACGLVLQDPDSQVMLARVGDDIAFGCENLAVPRDEIWQRVAVAKAAVGLDVPDEHPTNALSGGQQQRLALAGVLAMRPGALLLDEPTANLDPSGTRDVVASVRRIADDGGLTVVVVEHRVDVWAPHVDRLVVVGPSGIVHDGPLERVVAEHGDELVAAGVWLPGRPVEIAPRARAESRAQGTDGQAPETPSSPGEALLEARDLEIGWRGAAPLQRDLNVTVRSGHLLAIVGPNGSGKSTLAMTLGGLHPPLAGEVLATPALAEGLGADVRSWRSKHLITRIGTVFQQPEHQFVARTVRDEIAVGLRALRRDRDDVDARVDDMLRGLGLVELADASPFELSGGQQRRLSVATVLATRPRVIVLDEPTFGQDRRTWRHMVDRCAALLDDGCAIVAVSHDSRFVAALASETLELARIMDAGGQAALSVA
- a CDS encoding energy-coupling factor transporter transmembrane component T family protein: MPRTGDDQGDTDASSHVVPPRASGIGGANPVAKLGAALFLAAVLLLSIDWVSATIALALELVLFCFAGLTLRRFFLRTWPVLVAAPLTGVTTLLYGRASGEMHLQWGLVQISDGSIDLAIATCIRVLAIALPAVVLFITIDPTDLADGLAQVVRLPHRFVIGALAAFRLVGLFVDDWRAMSLARRARGLGDQHVLRRFLGMGFAMLVLSIRRGTKLATAMEARGFGALPHRTWARESRFGRRDAALVVAVCLIAIAAIVTSVATGNWNFIIGGGRESVTA
- a CDS encoding ECF transporter S component; this translates as MRTDDSSTNPSNHGDATASAAAPSASPGPRPGAGTAHAAAPRRRWRTVDIVVAAVLAVACGLLFWLWGQLYRGVGAPVEAILPGFQGILGGPWFIGGVLAGLIIRKPGAAFFVEVVAASVSALVGTEWGALTLVSGIVQGLGAELAFAAFRYRRFTLPVAMLAGAGAGVAAAITDNIVWYVGAGPAFMAIYSVSVITSGALLAGIVSWLLFRAIAATGALRRFASGREGRS